One genomic window of Anaplasma centrale str. Israel includes the following:
- the mreC gene encoding rod shape-determining protein MreC yields the protein MRYTKLLLTFDRELLILCFTMQYVGVGRSSGLFRNVKINATKLAKFNSAFLILCGVVLYCMYPLYEADIVRFRAEMADLYVSAAKKAQDTFKWQRNSNAVACDGGMTQDVAKDTDGVLVKVLSEENAHLKRMLNFLSYHAHVDYVTTRAVVVYDGTRESVFLPVGRREGIRDQQAVVTSQGLIGKTTDVGEHSTRVLLIANRDFRVPVTVVESGINAILAGSAEGLVLTHLSSNSAELHDGDLVITTGNGEGFPHGIYVGHILAQTKVVTPVNLREIGVVSVVRAKQVQGEDAD from the coding sequence GTGCGATACACAAAATTATTGCTAACATTCGACAGGGAGTTGCTGATTCTGTGTTTTACTATGCAGTATGTCGGAGTAGGGCGTAGTTCCGGATTGTTCAGGAATGTGAAGATTAACGCTACTAAGCTTGCGAAGTTTAATTCTGCATTCTTAATTCTCTGTGGCGTTGTGTTGTACTGCATGTACCCGCTGTATGAGGCTGATATTGTGCGATTTCGCGCCGAGATGGCGGATTTATATGTCTCTGCCGCGAAGAAGGCTCAAGACACATTTAAGTGGCAGCGCAATTCGAATGCCGTCGCGTGCGATGGCGGCATGACCCAGGATGTAGCCAAGGACACGGACGGAGTGTTGGTTAAAGTCCTTTCCGAGGAAAATGCGCATCTGAAGCGGATGCTAAACTTCCTTTCCTACCACGCACATGTTGATTATGTCACAACGCGTGCAGTTGTTGTGTATGACGGCACAAGAGAGAGTGTTTTTTTGCCCGTGGGGCGCAGAGAAGGAATTCGTGACCAACAGGCGGTTGTGACTAGCCAGGGGTTGATTGGCAAAACTACTGATGTAGGTGAGCATAGTACCAGGGTGTTGCTCATTGCTAACAGAGATTTTCGCGTTCCGGTGACGGTTGTAGAGAGTGGCATAAACGCGATACTGGCCGGTTCGGCAGAAGGCCTTGTGCTCACCCATCTATCTTCTAATAGTGCCGAGCTTCATGATGGTGATTTGGTGATTACCACTGGGAACGGCGAGGGGTTTCCGCACGGAATATATGTGGGGCACATACTGGCTCAGACGAAGGTTGTCACACCCGTAAACTTGCGGGAAATAGGTGTTGTGAGCGTGGTGCGCGCAAAGCAGGTGCAAGGCGAAGATGCTGATTAG
- a CDS encoding cation:dicarboxylate symporter family transporter: MAIVQSLKLVLLLLVLVAAFCFADAVPYTVKSLCYAASLSIKEILVFVLPLVVFSIVFHSTSKLRGGGAMKTLLLLIAMVGLSNSASVAVAHFLGGYLSTSTTHPVIPDMQGVHTLEPLYTTFHLPSLISSAKALALGFACGAILPAIVGKRSITLSEKLSDLSVFILNRIFAPVLPVFILGSAFKMESEGALTSLRDNAGVMGYIFASAFLYTVLLYFVGSGFSLRKALKTMKNMLPAVVTGLGTMSSLLTMPVTLAAVKKSTDNPQIADISVPGSVNIHLLGDCFVSVMLLPLLVTTLGTEDVTTYDYVHFLVYVVLMKFAEAAVAGTGLVLMFPVIEQYLHFSPTMLSLAATLFILLDPLITAVNVFGNGAFSVLFARVHDLLFHQKKKPKQAGASGRIR; this comes from the coding sequence ATGGCTATTGTTCAGTCGCTTAAGCTTGTGCTACTCCTACTGGTGTTGGTGGCCGCGTTTTGCTTTGCAGACGCCGTGCCATACACGGTAAAGTCCCTGTGTTACGCAGCCAGTCTTTCTATCAAAGAGATTTTAGTGTTCGTTCTCCCGCTGGTGGTTTTTAGCATTGTTTTTCACTCCACCAGCAAGCTGCGGGGAGGCGGCGCCATGAAGACGTTATTACTGTTGATTGCAATGGTCGGGCTGTCAAATTCTGCATCGGTAGCCGTAGCACACTTCCTAGGAGGCTATTTATCAACCTCAACAACCCACCCTGTGATCCCAGATATGCAGGGCGTGCACACGCTAGAGCCACTATATACCACTTTCCATTTGCCGTCCCTAATCAGTAGTGCGAAAGCACTTGCGCTCGGCTTTGCGTGCGGTGCAATACTACCGGCAATAGTGGGCAAAAGGTCCATAACTCTCTCTGAAAAATTGTCTGATTTGAGTGTTTTTATTCTTAATCGAATATTTGCACCTGTGCTTCCGGTATTCATACTGGGGTCCGCCTTTAAGATGGAGAGCGAAGGGGCCCTAACCAGCTTGAGAGACAATGCGGGAGTCATGGGGTATATTTTCGCCTCCGCGTTTCTGTACACTGTCTTGCTGTACTTTGTGGGAAGCGGTTTCTCCCTAAGGAAAGCCTTGAAGACGATGAAGAACATGCTTCCAGCGGTTGTTACCGGGTTGGGCACTATGTCCAGTCTGCTCACTATGCCGGTGACGCTTGCCGCAGTAAAAAAAAGCACTGACAATCCACAAATTGCGGATATATCCGTGCCAGGTTCCGTAAACATACACCTACTTGGGGACTGTTTCGTCTCTGTAATGCTGCTGCCGCTGCTGGTCACGACGCTCGGGACAGAGGATGTGACAACCTACGATTACGTCCATTTCCTGGTATACGTAGTGCTGATGAAGTTTGCTGAGGCTGCAGTCGCCGGGACTGGATTAGTACTGATGTTTCCAGTCATCGAGCAGTATTTGCATTTCTCTCCTACCATGCTTTCCCTAGCTGCCACGCTCTTTATTTTACTCGATCCCTTGATTACTGCAGTAAATGTGTTTGGCAACGGAGCATTCTCCGTGCTGTTTGCAAGAGTGCATGACTTGCTTTTTCATCAGAAGAAAAAGCCCAAACAAGCGGGTGCGTCTGGTCGCATACGTTAA
- a CDS encoding cation:dicarboxylate symporter family transporter, with amino-acid sequence MFNKHSLRFGLLIALSLLAFTLADFIPYSIRSFSYAVSLSIKEVLVFLLPFIVFGIVFRSVSRLQSGNAAKIVGLLLIMVVLSNAASISSAYCVGKYIASTSKTVVLQSAATSGGLEPSYVFHLPPLVSTIKAVIAGFLCGMILPKFLPQKSERVASTLSRISAFVLEKIFTPIIPLFIVGLVFKMQSDQLSQVLRDNAEVGFYMFLAVSTYIVLFYCVSERFVIRKAMSMLKNMVPAALVGFTTMSSLISLPLITQSVKKDSENPDIVDIAVPAVINIHMLGDCFFIIIMSLVISGTFGSMEYVTASDAVLFMLCFLVSMFAIVGVPGGGVIVMLPIIEKYLHFSPTMSSLITTLYVLCDPGITLVNIFGNGAFAILFTKAHKLLISKKSTQGGV; translated from the coding sequence ATGTTCAATAAACACTCCTTAAGGTTTGGGTTGTTGATAGCACTCTCGTTGCTAGCATTCACGCTTGCGGACTTCATACCGTACAGCATCCGATCCTTTTCGTACGCCGTAAGTTTATCCATAAAGGAAGTGCTAGTATTCCTGCTGCCGTTCATAGTGTTTGGCATTGTTTTTCGATCAGTAAGCCGGCTGCAAAGCGGCAACGCAGCCAAGATAGTAGGATTGCTGCTTATCATGGTGGTGCTCTCAAACGCAGCATCAATATCTTCGGCGTATTGTGTTGGTAAGTATATTGCGTCCACCAGCAAAACCGTAGTACTTCAAAGTGCAGCAACAAGTGGGGGGCTAGAGCCCTCATACGTGTTTCACCTCCCTCCTCTGGTGAGTACGATCAAGGCCGTGATTGCGGGATTTCTGTGCGGGATGATTTTACCAAAATTTTTGCCACAGAAATCAGAAAGGGTCGCCTCTACTTTGTCGCGCATCAGTGCATTTGTCTTGGAGAAGATTTTCACGCCCATCATTCCTCTTTTCATCGTTGGGCTCGTATTTAAAATGCAGAGTGACCAGCTGTCACAAGTGCTCCGCGACAACGCGGAGGTGGGGTTCTACATGTTCCTTGCGGTGTCTACATATATTGTCCTATTTTACTGCGTGAGTGAGCGCTTTGTTATACGCAAAGCCATGTCGATGCTTAAAAACATGGTGCCCGCTGCACTAGTCGGCTTTACTACCATGTCTAGCCTCATCTCTCTGCCCTTGATTACGCAATCGGTAAAGAAAGACTCTGAAAACCCAGATATCGTGGATATAGCAGTACCCGCCGTAATCAACATACACATGCTGGGAGATTGCTTTTTCATCATAATAATGTCACTAGTAATATCGGGTACGTTCGGCAGCATGGAGTACGTTACCGCGTCTGATGCCGTTTTGTTCATGCTCTGTTTCCTGGTATCCATGTTCGCAATAGTGGGAGTACCTGGAGGTGGGGTGATAGTGATGCTGCCTATAATAGAGAAGTATCTCCACTTTTCCCCTACTATGTCATCCCTCATAACTACGTTGTATGTTCTGTGTGACCCGGGAATCACGCTTGTAAACATTTTTGGGAACGGGGCATTTGCGATACTGTTTACAAAGGCCCATAAATTACTAATCTCGAAAAAATCAACACAGGGAGGCGTGTAG
- the tsaB gene encoding tRNA (adenosine(37)-N6)-threonylcarbamoyltransferase complex dimerization subunit type 1 TsaB has protein sequence MKVMALDASGTQCAVAVFDVDRQKFFEAVSPLHNRHAESLFSLIDSALADSGFTYFDLAHAVATVGPGSFTGLRASLAALQGFKLVTNIPIHAVTLLELQAYLISKCGPTDKNILSVVDLPNDSRAYSQVFSGELFPVTSVAIAERNSISEDGYVTRRCLNSSDSTNARTAAEFLVYKLSHKLPETPLTPIYSRSYT, from the coding sequence GTGAAGGTTATGGCGTTGGATGCCTCAGGCACCCAGTGTGCCGTTGCGGTGTTTGACGTAGACAGACAGAAATTCTTTGAGGCGGTCAGCCCCTTACACAACAGGCATGCCGAGTCTTTGTTTTCTCTCATCGATTCTGCACTAGCGGATTCCGGATTCACTTACTTTGACCTTGCTCATGCGGTGGCAACTGTCGGACCGGGTAGCTTTACCGGCTTAAGGGCCTCACTTGCTGCTCTACAGGGGTTTAAGTTAGTTACCAACATCCCAATACATGCGGTAACTCTGCTTGAGCTTCAGGCATATCTGATATCAAAATGCGGTCCCACAGACAAAAATATATTATCCGTCGTAGACCTACCCAACGACAGCCGTGCGTACAGTCAGGTGTTTAGTGGTGAGTTGTTTCCGGTCACCAGCGTTGCTATCGCCGAACGTAACTCGATATCTGAGGACGGCTACGTTACCCGCCGTTGTCTTAACAGCTCCGACAGCACAAACGCCAGAACCGCCGCTGAGTTTCTTGTATACAAACTATCACACAAACTACCAGAAACTCCACTTACCCCGATTTATTCTCGCTCTTACACATAA